gcaaatcaaaaacaaaacaacgccTTCAACCAATCTGCACAAAATGCGACGATTGACGttgaattaaatttaaaaaaaaaaaaaaaaaacggaaaatagTCTGATCTCTTTCGTcttcaaaacgaaaaacaaaaaaaacaaacaaaaacaaatcaaacacaGACGAACGAAATAGCAACTGGTTTTGCACGCGCACGTTCAGCGGGGCCGAGAGCGCTGTAAAGACTGATTTGATTCCGGCCGAAAGACAAACACTTTGTATGGGAGCgcgcaagagagagagagagagagaaggaagccgatagaaaaaaaaaaaaaataaaaataaataaggagaGCTGAGGATGGGATTCTCTCGGAACGAACTGTAAAACTCCTCATGCGTATGATTTCTATCACCTGGCGCTGgcagtaagaaaaaaaaaaaaaaaaaaaaagaactactGGATAGTTAACAAGTGGCCGTACTTGAGAGAGCAAGGGCCCGCTATCTCTTTTTCAAACAGTGTTGTTTTCCAACGTATTGGTTcgtgtataaaaaaaaaaaaaaaaaaacccctgTGCGAGAGGGTGTTGAAGGGAGggctccccccccctcataaccaaaaaagctaaaaaaaaaaaaaaaaaaaaaaaaattaaaaaaaaaagaaagaaaaatgcagttTATAAGAAACTGCACCATGGGAAGCAATGGGGAAGTCGGAAAGAATAATGGACGAcgatttctctctttttgttcacactacgtattttgttttttttttctatccagTCCTTTcgggctttttattttttttcgttgttgttgtctacACTATACCCATCGGAAAGCAAATGTGGTTTGAGATCCAACCAGATGGAACGTTAAAGAATCTACTCTTCTTTCATATGTGCAGTACACAATGTTTCACTTGACATCATTAAGTCCACCGtgataagaaaaagaactcggttgcaaaaaaaaaaaaaaaaaaaaaagatgaagtgAAAAGAATCAAGAAATCTTTAAGCATCTTCAGGCTTAATCGCTAGGCTGGACCAAGTGTGTCACCTCAATTCAGGGACAGCTTGCGTGCGTTTTCAGAGCGATGAAAAATGCCAAGCACGACACGAACAATTAAttgttaattctttttttttttttaatcgtttttttgaAACCAAGACAAACGTCAAATTCTATTTGGTTcagttcttcatttttttttttttttgttcacgtgaaaaataaatgagcGAAATGTCCCACAGTCATTGGCCATCACAACCGGTAGAACACGTAAATCATCAACATCAGGTGTACATACAAATCAAAAGGTGATAATTCAAACACAACAGCAGAAACTGAAGGGAAAACAACAAGATCAAAACtgaaacaaacacacacacacacacacacaaaaaagaaaatgacatagaaaaaataacaataaaaaaatttcaacacGGATGAAAGGGATAAACTTCGTTCAAAAACACATGAAAaatcagcttttctttttccgattTGGTGCGACGTGGGGGAatcgtccaaaaaaaaactcacgaggaaaaaaaaaaaaaaaaaaaaaacgaattttctctcaaacaaaaacgaaacgatcttctaaaatttctttttttgtttgtttttttttcgtatttccttttttttttttagacgatAATTTTGTGCGAAATTCGACATAACATTTTACGGACGAAATCGAGGCCAAACGAACACGCATATGTGGGCAATACGAGCGCTAAAACATACGGGagcgttcaaaaaaaaaaaaaaaaaaaaagaaaagaaagggagacGTGAGATGACCAGCTGCTCTCGTCTAAAAAaaatctctctctttttttttttttttataaatgtgtTTGCTTTGTTATCAGTAGGTGATTATGTGAATTCTATTCAACgcctaaaaaaataagaaattagTGGGGGAAAAATTCAGTGAAATCAATGCCAACAATTCATAAACATACGAAATCAATTCCATCATTCAAttcggtgttttttttttgtttgttttttttttggactaggaattttctttttcttttctttttttttaaatccgaAATCAACGGAACATTTTCACGCAAAGACAAGCgccattcgaaaaaaaaaaaaaaatgatagccGAGCAATTTGTGTGTTTATCCATCATGATCgaagtaaaagaaatgaaacaaaaagaaataggaaggaaaacaaggaaaaaggaagaaggaaaagaaaaaaaaaaaaaaaaaaaaaaaaaaaaatctgtttgcCGGGAATGTTTTTAGATCGGACATCGTGACGGTGGAGAGAGCGGAACGCgccgattgtttttttttaatttccactTGGCTTGTCGATTcaagtcttttgtttttgtttcttttttcgcccttttttatttatttttttttgcttgatggTTTCATTGACGGTTACGTCCTTCTTCGTCAAATGACAACACAACGTAAATGGGCGGTTCAACATTTCGATGATTCATAAGAGAACACGAActgaaacttgaaaaaaaaaaaaaaataaataaattgcaTCGAAATGAATTTCCTCCGGGCTGTTGATGAGTTCCCGTCCTCTCCCGTCGGTGGGCCATCCgaatcaaaaagagagaacaatCGTCTAGGATGGGGGactgtattttttgttttgtttgtgcgTGTGTAATAATGCAGGACGTcgaaagaaagacaaaaaaaaaaaaaaaaaaaccaagaaaataataataataaaagaaaaaaaaaaaaaataataataataattcaacaGAAATtaacattgatttttttaagccAAACGTGGCTCACACATcagttctctctttttttttttttttttttttttttttgctgtttttcaaataaaaaatcaaaacaaaaacgaaggaaaaaaaaaaaaaaaaaaaatcactggTACATCAAGTTCCATGTTTCTTTGGGCGTAGAAATATGCGCAACATCAATTCAATTGTGAATGAATTACCTCACCCCCGCCCCTTACGAGTTAaacttccaattttttttttttgtgttgcgCGGGCCATCATCTCCTTGTAACGTTTCCCACCCTTTTTGAATCCCTGCGACCTTTTACTCAAAATCCCGTTTAAGATCTATAGCAAATGTTGGACCATTGTAAACTGAAAACGAActgtcaagaaaaaaaaaaaaaaaaaaaaaaaagaaagagagaaatgataacaacaataacaaacaaacagaaacaaacaaacaaaaaaaaaaaaaagtatcaacaaaacgaaaaaactttCCAATAATCACCGACCTTCGCCAATTCCCCACCCCCTTTTCAATTGCATGTCAGTGCATACACATTTGGATTATATAtgcaaatatatatatatatccctccctcccccccttccccTCCAAAAATCGTGTCTACGCGTGGAATGATTTTCCGCCTCTCTTCTCAAAAACGCCCTCCCTAAATCCTGCCAATtacaaaacaacacacacacacacaaacacatacacacacacacacacacaaacacataataataatgcaaaaaaaaacaaacaaaaaaaaaacaaaacaaacaaaatattcgGTGGCCCACAAACGAGATCGCCAACTCTGTATGTTCTGTACGATTCACGCGCGTTGACCAATTAACGCGGACACGTTCCATTCGTCTCTTTCGATatttccaaatttttcttctcaattCGGCCACTTTTCACAAACAATTTAGTTTTCTACTTGTGCATCTTTCACGTTccagaaattatttttttttttttttcaaatcatttggAATCGTCCTGATCCATCGGCTCTTGCGACAGCTCCCTGGAGGACGACCTACCTCCCCCGCAAAATTCCAAAACGTTTTAAAATGagcaatttttcatttttcaattatatatataaaaaaataaataaataaataaatcatttaACTCACGCAATGCTTTTGCTGCTATCTGTCCGGCAGACCGATAGGCCGGCCATAGCTGACAGCGTTTCGCTGTCTTCTCCGCCTTCCAGCGATCCGCATCCATTGCTGTAACGACGTGTCCGTCCGACTCCCTCCACTTCGTAGGCCGACAAAGCGGCCGAGTAGGCGTAGCGTTTGATGGTCGGCCAGTGAGGTTGCTGCGCGAGCACaagcacaaaaacaaaaaaaaaacaaaaaaaaacgcgtgagaataggaacgatatggaagaagagtttttttttttttttttttttctaacctgGATGGAGATGACTTTATGAAGAGAATCGATGGCATTTTGACATGGCCGCCTGGCGAGCTCTTCTTGCCGTATGGGTACCGGTTCGTCGCCTAGTAACGCTCGGACGCACTCGTGCGAGGCGTCGCAGATGGCTGGTAAATCATAACCGCCTTCCAGAGCCATCACAAGCTTACCACCGGCCAACTCCATCAGCTGTCGCGTCATGTACCCGAAACAAGCGGCCGACACTTGGTAGCCGCCCAGCGGAGATGGGTGGCCCGTAGCAGCATCGAAACCGGCCGACACCAAGACGATTTCTGGGTCGAAATCctatagaaaataaagaaaacttcaACGTTAGCGAAAACAATTCCGAGTTACATTTGATTCCTTTTCTGTTTACTTGAGCAATTGGCATGACGAGGGCTCGGAACGCGGCCAAATATTCCGCATCTCCCAACGGCGGATTGAGTCCACCTGACCAGGCGATATTAACGTTGAAACCAATTCCGTCATCGGATCCGCactgtcgtcgtcgtcgtcaagaCAACGATGCAAGTCGTCgcaaaatcaaagagaaaaaaaaaacaaaaaaaaaaacaaacaaaacagatataaataataataatttagaTTGACGTATATGAAGACGGGCGAGCTCGACTTGTACCTCCAAAGGGTTGCCAGTACCCGGGAAAAAATGGCCGTCGTCGTGGCGATGGATGGAAATGTACAAGACGCGGGGATCGTCGTAAAAGATTTGCTGGGTTCCATTACCGTGATGGACGTCCTAAAAATACACATCAACACACAAACATTTAATatcaggggaaaaaaaaaaaaaaaaaaaatgaaaatggaaaagagaGCGACTAATATCGCAATGCTAGGCAATGTTGTTTtaattgcagaaaaaaaaaaaaaaaaaaaaaataaaataaaataaaaataaaaaacgttaCCCAGTCGACGATGAGGATGCGCTCCAGTTTGTGCCTGAGTCTGAGCTGTTTGGCCGCTATGGCGACCGAATTAAAGAAGCAAAATCCCATGGCTTGTTGAGCTTCCGCATGATGGCCCGGCGGTCGAACGATGGCGAAACCGTTCTTAATCTCGCCCATGGCAgctgtccaaaaaaaaaaaaaaaaataaaataaaatagatatTCATTTAAGATGAACTTCATCTCAATcctcttatatatatatatatatttatttttttttttctcttaaattcTCTGATTTATTtgatgatttatttatttatttaaaagtgGAAATTACCCTTAAAGGCTAGGTCGATAACGCAGCCGGCGGCCATTCGGGCGGCGGACGGCGTGTGGATATCATTCCAGGTCGTGTCGGAATCGACGCCAATGCCGCCGCATGGTAACATGACGAAATTCTTCATGGGCAATTCGGCAAAACGGTTGACGTCCACTTTGGGACGGTGCATGGGTTCGGTGCCAAAGAGCATCGTGTAGACTTCAGAGTGAACCGACTGGAGCTCTTCGGCTGTTGCCTTGCGGGAACGGAGTCGCAGGCAACGGTGGACCACGCCCGTTTCTTGCAGACGGGCCCAGATGCTCTGCAAACGTCCGCCGTGCTCCGGGTGGGCGCTGTTACTTCCACACATGCACTGGTGTCGCAACATGAGGCCGTCGTAGGCTAACGCCGTGCTGGTACTGCCCGGCTTAGCGCCTCCAGCCGAAGGGCCCCATCCAGCGGCGGCCAATGTCATCGGCACAACGGCCGTGCCACCTTCAGCCGCAGACGGGCCACCTCCAGGCGGATCGAGCGATACCAAAGGGCTGGAAAACGCTCGCGATAACGGCCGGGCAACGTGATGGCCTCGCGGAGCAAAAGCCGAACCtgtaaaatcaaatcatttttaagtCATtccaaatttaatttcaaaaaaaaaaaaaaatgaatttcaaaaataaattatgcGAGACCTGAACTGGCGTGTAGGGACGTTCTTGAGCTGGACGAGCGCACCTGGAGGGGTGACAAGCCATCACGGGACGAGTGACGATCGCTGTCCGATTCCTCCTCTAATTTATGCTCCGTCAAGTCGATGATTTCAGGTAAAGGAGTGCCGCGATCGCGTGACATTTCTCGAGCAACGGCCGCTTCCGTCTCTTCTTCGACATTTTCCACTTGGCTTCGACTGCCCGCCCTGGTCAGCACCGTCTGCCGGATATGCTAatagatttttgtttcaaacataaattggattaaaaataatgtaaatttcgtatatatgaattttttttttttttttttaaacgcgcATTGGTACAAAATGAATGATTACCTGTTTGAGCAAATtgtgttgatgttgttgttcgTAGATTTGACGTTCGCGGACGTACTGATCGAATTGCTGCTGCGTCAACGGCACGGACGGCACGACTCCGTGCGGCGCTCCTTGCAACAGCGGATGGCCAAGGGGTAGGGGAGCCGATTGCGTCCGGCCCAGTGGACGCATCCCCGATTTGTTCAGTCTTGCCTGCGCCACCTTTTGACCAAAACCCGCAATAATAAATcattagggaaaaaaaatacaataaaaaaaaaaaaacaaagcattTTCAACTGTacttaaaatcaaataaaaacaaaatgaataaaacatgACCCTACATTGTGTGTCGAATCTCACAACGCCATAAAAGGGGGCCGggacgatatttttttttttttgttttttttgtttctttcaatgAGCTAGTTATTACATGTAATCGGATCGCCAACTTCTTAAATTGTGTTGACGGCAAAATGCACACGTAcatttataaataaataaaagagtttaaaaaaaaaaaaaaaaaaaaaaaaaggccagccagaaaaaaaaaataaaaaaaataaataaaaagagaagagggTCAAGTCAACGACGCTGCGTCGATGCCAAACAGAACCCCTTGGCCCGAACGGATCCACGAACTATATTGGGCTTTTCATTTGGACAAGGACGACGGACATTTGAAACTggcttttgctttttcttagGAGATCGACACCTCGAGagactcccccccccccctctttctttttcctttacaaACATATTTCTCGTACGATATTTTCATTACGCAGTTTGAATTGCgctcttctttattttattttatgtttttttttttattcccctgGCTTCAAAGCTGTTGCCCAGCAATTCTCCCCCAATTTTGTTATGTCCGCACACCGGGGAAGCGAACGAAGCCCGGGAGTCTTTCACGTTACACGTACGCcagcgaataaaaaaaaaataataataaaaaaaaaaaaacaagtacgGGAGAAAGCGCCATTTTTAAACGATCGGCACACACTGGAACTCTTTCCGCATTTCTCCCAAGTaacaaggcaaaaaaaaaaaaaaaaaaaaaaaaaaaaaaaatgtcctccATGGCCACATACTTTTGCGGTTCTTCGCATCGTTCACGTTAAccataaaaatcaaatgaaattcaaattgaaaaaaaaactaaatattcAGAAAAGTAATTAAAGTAAATCAATAAAACGTTATTGGGTCTCTTTTTTCTAGTTGCTAGGCAACGtgtgaataataataaaaaaaaagataccgACCACAATCAATCGATTATCGATTTGTTCGATAACAAATCGCGCAGAAATAATAGAGACGTACTTGAGCGTCGGTGATGGGCGCACCGCCGTTGTAGAGTCCGCTCATCAGAACGTGAGTGTGATGGCCGGCCTGTTCCAGCAACTGCATCTGCTTTTGAATGTAACCGGGCGATTCGGGaccgccgccgccaccaccaccaccaccaccacctcctcctcctcctccgccggATGCGTAATCGCCTCCGCCGGAATCGGGTGGGGGCGGCGGGGGAAAGAAAGGTGAAGCGGATGACATGAGCAGGTGGTGATGTTGATGGTGCGGATGAGCGTGGTGGTGTTGAGGTTGCGGCGGCTGGTACAGCGTGTGATGACTGCCTCCTGTTGCGGGCAGGCCCATGCGCACAGAGAAGGCCGCGCGCATGTCCACCACCTCGCTGACCATGGCCAATCCGGGAGGTtcctatcattttttttttttttttaataggcatttaaaaacaaaataaataaatacacataAATCACATCAAATAATGGCGACTGCTCCAGCCAATTcgaattccaattttttttttttttatgagctGCACTTGATGAATGggagaaaacataaaaaaaaataaaataaataaaagatgaatAATTACGGCAGCGTGATGGTTGGCCATCGCTGGCCGGCCCAGAGATATGTTGGGTAGAGAAGGGCTAGTGTAGAGCGTCAGATCCGAAATGCTTCCCTGGCCGTGACTGGCCATCAGGTGGTACTGAGACGGACTGGTCTCCtgtaattcaattgaaatacaaaaagacttttcaatattaaaaaaaaaaattaaatataaatttcagttaaaaaaaaaatgaattattaaTGGACCTCAGGTACAGGCACTACCCCTGATGAAGGATGTTGAGAGCCAAGCGGAGATCCAGCACCGGAAGGCGATTCCGGAGTGCTTCCGCCCGTCTCTtgacctacaaaaaaaaacaaataaaacatttcaagtaaaaacataaaaaaaaaaaataataataataataatctaaatgcaaaaatttcaagaggaaaattaaaataaacaatcaaAGGAGTTAGAACTTTATCGAATATCACAAGATGCGTGTTAATCAAATTTCGTTTCAAAATGTAACGATTTACTTGTCAGATGCGCCATCCGCTTGGCGGCGG
The window above is part of the Daphnia carinata strain CSIRO-1 chromosome 7, CSIRO_AGI_Dcar_HiC_V3, whole genome shotgun sequence genome. Proteins encoded here:
- the LOC130695614 gene encoding histone deacetylase 4-like, yielding MTEQQLPRSNDMNSASPLSSSFVASHRRPELVGGPVVGSSSGSSAAAAASAPGANNNNNNNLPNYREQAALQQQILQLKQQQHLQQQILLQQYQVQQQQLAQQHEKQLQEFLEQKKKAEEEARLERERHEKERLLALKNKEKREQSAVASSEVKQKLQEFVLNKKQREAAAAAAAAGNGTANTPSSSSAPYRAWTGAVPTLPAGHGCANNKGSTSQLSSGLGSTGSGIGSSNGVGGASSSCSSSSSSGIVHPHPYRHPLLPGNFDDDFPLRKTASEPNLLKMRYKPRGAVERRNCSPLVARRRGGGGGPQHHLSGGSGPALPGHHHLPPPPPVHLHHRQPPPPAHSSSLAMAAAKRMAHLTSQETGGSTPESPSGAGSPLGSQHPSSGVVPVPEETSPSQYHLMASHGQGSISDLTLYTSPSLPNISLGRPAMANHHAAEPPGLAMVSEVVDMRAAFSVRMGLPATGGSHHTLYQPPQPQHHHAHPHHQHHHLLMSSASPFFPPPPPPDSGGGDYASGGGGGGGGGGGGGGGGGPESPGYIQKQMQLLEQAGHHTHVLMSGLYNGGAPITDAQVAQARLNKSGMRPLGRTQSAPLPLGHPLLQGAPHGVVPSVPLTQQQFDQYVRERQIYEQQHQHNLLKQHIRQTVLTRAGSRSQVENVEEETEAAVAREMSRDRGTPLPEIIDLTEHKLEEESDSDRHSSRDGLSPLQVRSSSSRTSLHASSGSAFAPRGHHVARPLSRAFSSPLVSLDPPGGGPSAAEGGTAVVPMTLAAAGWGPSAGGAKPGSTSTALAYDGLMLRHQCMCGSNSAHPEHGGRLQSIWARLQETGVVHRCLRLRSRKATAEELQSVHSEVYTMLFGTEPMHRPKVDVNRFAELPMKNFVMLPCGGIGVDSDTTWNDIHTPSAARMAAGCVIDLAFKAAMGEIKNGFAIVRPPGHHAEAQQAMGFCFFNSVAIAAKQLRLRHKLERILIVDWDVHHGNGTQQIFYDDPRVLYISIHRHDDGHFFPGTGNPLECGSDDGIGFNVNIAWSGGLNPPLGDAEYLAAFRALVMPIAQDFDPEIVLVSAGFDAATGHPSPLGGYQVSAACFGYMTRQLMELAGGKLVMALEGGYDLPAICDASHECVRALLGDEPVPIRQEELARRPCQNAIDSLHKVISIQQPHWPTIKRYAYSAALSAYEVEGVGRTRRYSNGCGSLEGGEDSETLSAMAGLSVCRTDSSKSIASSSRELSQEPMDQDDSK